tcaaacaacaacaacaaaaaaaaaaaaaaaaaaaaaaaaagctgaacATGGAATGAAGGAAGGTTAAAGTATGAATAATCCTAGTTACGTTGTAGGgatggaattgaaattaaacACTGGATCGATCAGCTCGTTTGTTGcagtttaattatattaattaagaattggAGTTGGTGTAGTAGGGTAAAACGGTATAGACGGTCTGAACAATGGTGAGGGCGAAGAGGAAAATGGCAGCAATGACGGAGAGTATAGCCCATGGACTCCTGAAGTAGGTATGAATGAGATTTGCTCGCCACTCGTTCCATGCTTTCTGGCAATAGTGACTCACCTCATTCTGGACTACATCGAGGCTGCTGTCTGGATCCAAGGTTATATCTTTGGACAGGGAGTTGAACAATTTGGCTACGGCTTTGTCACTTCCAATCGCGTTTTGGATTATTCCGGAGGAGTGGAGGAGGCTAACATCCTTGCTGCTGTCAATGATGTTATCCATGAAAAAGATGTATGAGGTGACCTCGTTTCCTGCCCCAACGTGGGATCTCTCGAAAGCTATTAGGTTTAGGAACATGGATTCGCTGGTATCGTCCACCGTAATGGGAGGAAGCCTCAGTACTCCCCACCGGAATGAGATGTCGGTAAGGCTTTGCGTTTTGCTCTTCTTGAATCGGATGCCCGCTTCGTAAAGCTCCGTCGCGGATCGGATAATCTGGTCATCGCCGTCGCCGCCTCTAGCATTGCGACGTCGACGACGGGCAGCTTCTCGAGCTCCTCTCCTTTTATTCACGTGCTGCTGCCGCTTACGGGAATACTTGTTGGCTGGCTCCCAAAGCAAGTTCTTCCGATACAAGTCCAGCACGTGCAGGCATTTCCCCAAGTTTTTCTTAGGATCAGAGTTATTGGGATTCCATATTTTGATGACGAGGTCATTGATAAATTCCACGGCTTCTTCTTCTACAACATCAACCTGCTGCCAGGCTAGGCTATATATGTTAGTATCAAGTGCTTACTTCAAAATCACACATTAATTTTCAAAGCATTGCACTACTGGGTGAGTTAGACTTGTCGGCCAGGCCAGCAGGTTAGGTATAAGCTAGGTAGCTAGAGTCTAGAgaggcatgcatgcatgaatgaGAGTAGGTAGGTATTGATGAATTGAGTATCCTATACTAGTAGATAGCTAAGCTAGTGAGTGACGTGCGTACGTACGTTGTTAGCGACGGCATGCAGAGTATAAAGAAGAAGCATGGGCAACTGATTCTGAAGCACCAGCATGTCGCGCCTGAGGTGTGGAATCAGGTACAGCTTTCCATGATCACTGAAAACAGGGTCATTCGGGGCGTAGTCATCCTTTCCTAGACAATACTTAGGTGAACCCGAT
This portion of the Ipomoea triloba cultivar NCNSP0323 chromosome 5, ASM357664v1 genome encodes:
- the LOC116019962 gene encoding UPF0481 protein At3g47200-like isoform X3, which translates into the protein MEQWKKRSIYRIPASFTDVNKKAYKPQAVSFGPYHHGEEHLKAMEVHKHRALVRFLRRSGKPLEHYLHALEPLVQDLKDAYDTTTLPGCSWQQQVEEDHERISAQFLQLMILDGCFMLEILRTGSGSPKYCLGKDDYAPNDPVFSDHGKLYLIPHLRRDMLVLQNQLPMLLLYTLHAVANNQVDVVEEEAVEFINDLVIKIWNPNNSDPKKNLGKCLHVLDLYRKNLLWEPANKYSRKRQQHVNKRRGAREAARRRRRNARGGDGDDQIIRSATELYEAGIRFKKSKTQSLTDISFRWGVLRLPPITVDDTSESMFLNLIAFERSHVGAGNEVTSYIFFMDNIIDSSKDVSLLHSSGIIQNAIGSDKAVAKLFNSLSKDITLDPDSSLDVVQNEVSHYCQKAWNEWRANLIHTYFRSPWAILSVIAAIFLFALTIVQTVYTVLPYYTNSNS
- the LOC116019962 gene encoding UPF0481 protein At3g47200-like isoform X2; this encodes MSSSAEDEDWVIKINNEAARRRDSDVIAEMEQWKKRSIYRIPASFTDVNKKAYKPQAVSFGPYHHGEEHLKAMEVHKHRALVRFLRRSGKPLEHYLHALEPLVQDLKDAYDTTTLPGCSWQQQVEEDHERISAQFLQLMILDGCFMLEILRTGSGSPKYCLGKDDYAPNDPVFSDHGKLYLIPHLRRDMLVLQNQLPMLLLYTLHAVANNVDVVEEEAVEFINDLVIKIWNPNNSDPKKNLGKCLHVLDLYRKNLLWEPANKYSRKRQQHVNKRRGAREAARRRRRNARGGDGDDQIIRSATELYEAGIRFKKSKTQSLTDISFRWGVLRLPPITVDDTSESMFLNLIAFERSHVGAGNEVTSYIFFMDNIIDSSKDVSLLHSSGIIQNAIGSDKAVAKLFNSLSKDITLDPDSSLDVVQNEVSHYCQKAWNEWRANLIHTYFRSPWAILSVIAAIFLFALTIVQTVYTVLPYYTNSNS
- the LOC116019962 gene encoding UPF0481 protein At3g47200-like isoform X1, which codes for MSSSAEDEDWVIKINNEAARRRDSDVIAEMEQWKKRSIYRIPASFTDVNKKAYKPQAVSFGPYHHGEEHLKAMEVHKHRALVRFLRRSGKPLEHYLHALEPLVQDLKDAYDTTTLPGCSWQQQVEEDHERISAQFLQLMILDGCFMLEILRTGSGSPKYCLGKDDYAPNDPVFSDHGKLYLIPHLRRDMLVLQNQLPMLLLYTLHAVANNQVDVVEEEAVEFINDLVIKIWNPNNSDPKKNLGKCLHVLDLYRKNLLWEPANKYSRKRQQHVNKRRGAREAARRRRRNARGGDGDDQIIRSATELYEAGIRFKKSKTQSLTDISFRWGVLRLPPITVDDTSESMFLNLIAFERSHVGAGNEVTSYIFFMDNIIDSSKDVSLLHSSGIIQNAIGSDKAVAKLFNSLSKDITLDPDSSLDVVQNEVSHYCQKAWNEWRANLIHTYFRSPWAILSVIAAIFLFALTIVQTVYTVLPYYTNSNS